One Phaseolus vulgaris cultivar G19833 chromosome 4, P. vulgaris v2.0, whole genome shotgun sequence DNA window includes the following coding sequences:
- the LOC137837308 gene encoding mitochondrial import inner membrane translocase subunit TIM14-1 has product MAAPFLAGLAVAAAALAGRYGIQAWQAFKARPPKPRVRRFYNGGFQPTMTRREAALILGIRENATADKVKEAHRRVMVANHPDAGGSHYLASKINEAKDVMLGKAKGSASAF; this is encoded by the exons ATG GCTGCACCATTTCTTGCTGGTCTTGCTGTAGCTGCAGCAGCACTTGCAGGCAGGTATGGCATCCAAGCATGGCAAGCATTTAAGGCACGACCCCCAAAACCCAGAGTGCGCAGATTCTACAATGGTGGTTTCCAACCTACAATGACAAGGAGAGAAGCAGCTCTAATATTAGGCATCAG GGAAAATGCAACTGCAGACAAGGTGAAAGAAGCACATAGAAGAGTAATGGTTGCAAACCATCCTGATGCGGGTGGAAGTCACTACCTTGCTTCCAAAATAAATGAAGCAAAAGATGTCATGCTAGGGAAGGCAAAGGGAAGTGCATCTGCATTTTAA